In a single window of the Candidatus Krumholzibacteriia bacterium genome:
- a CDS encoding M28 family peptidase: MRKSPLPTLLLGLLISLPALAFPSFNEGRAWEDLLAQCDMGPRNPGSPGHKLCGEWIARSLEDLGYEVERHRFQKADPYGPDSLSLVNIRARMPGADGLPVAFAAHWDTRPRAEMEKEKARRKLPIPGASDGASGVAVLMELARICAEVPPPLPVEFLFFDGEDYGKAGEREHFLLGSRTFVEDHPSWTCRLLLLVDLVGGKNLKLPMEAYSLAALPQEMALIYSLAAELGLPAFLPRRGTAVWDDHVPFLEKGIPAIDLVDLEYRYWHTLEDRPENCSPNSLLQVGTLLLALLYESLPSW, from the coding sequence ATGCGAAAGAGCCCTCTTCCGACACTTCTGCTGGGTCTCCTGATCAGCCTTCCTGCTTTGGCTTTTCCTTCCTTCAATGAGGGTCGTGCCTGGGAGGATCTTCTCGCCCAGTGCGATATGGGGCCTCGCAATCCCGGCTCTCCCGGCCACAAACTCTGCGGGGAGTGGATTGCCCGCTCTCTGGAGGACCTGGGCTACGAGGTGGAGCGACATCGCTTCCAGAAGGCGGACCCCTATGGTCCCGACTCCCTCTCTCTGGTCAATATCAGGGCGAGGATGCCGGGGGCCGATGGCCTCCCGGTTGCCTTTGCGGCTCACTGGGATACCCGTCCCCGTGCGGAGATGGAAAAGGAGAAGGCCAGGAGGAAACTGCCGATTCCCGGAGCCAGTGACGGGGCCAGTGGCGTGGCCGTATTGATGGAACTGGCCCGAATCTGTGCGGAAGTTCCTCCTCCCCTGCCCGTTGAATTTCTCTTCTTTGACGGGGAGGACTATGGCAAGGCCGGGGAGAGAGAGCATTTCCTCCTCGGAAGCCGAACCTTTGTCGAGGATCATCCTTCCTGGACTTGCCGCCTGCTTCTTCTGGTCGATCTGGTGGGGGGAAAGAACCTGAAATTGCCCATGGAAGCCTATTCCCTGGCTGCATTGCCGCAGGAAATGGCTCTCATCTACTCTCTGGCTGCCGAACTGGGGCTTCCCGCCTTTCTTCCCCGGCGAGGAACTGCCGTCTGGGATGATCATGTCCCTTTCCTGGAAAAAGGGATTCCCGCCATCGATCTGGTGGATCTGGAGTATCGCTATTGGCACACTCTGGAGGACCGTCCGGAGAACTGCTCTCCCAATTCCCTCTTGCAGGTGGGAACCCTTTTGCTTGCTCTGCTTTACGAGAGCCTGCCCAGCTGGTAA
- a CDS encoding DUF503 domain-containing protein has protein sequence MRVLVLRLHLRLPGCRSLKQRRSILESLKNRLRRDLNLSVSEVEPRDIPDRTTLGVASVVDHRASGDSQRTKIRALLERERRVQILEEECEYC, from the coding sequence TTGAGGGTTCTCGTCCTGAGGCTTCATTTGCGTCTGCCAGGATGCCGGAGCCTGAAGCAGAGACGAAGTATTCTGGAGTCGCTCAAGAACCGGCTTCGTCGCGATCTGAATCTATCGGTTTCCGAGGTCGAGCCTCGCGACATCCCCGATCGCACAACCTTGGGCGTGGCTTCCGTGGTGGATCACCGAGCTTCAGGAGATTCCCAGAGAACTAAAATCCGAGCTCTTCTGGAACGCGAAAGACGCGTCCAGATTCTCGAGGAAGAATGTGAGTACTGCTAG
- a CDS encoding ribosomal L7Ae/L30e/S12e/Gadd45 family protein, translating into MDKFRAALHMARKSGSLLIGFRAVRQALHRKQCKLLVFAEDAGESLLRMETGEVPVLRTVDRRTLGAWMGRKEISVLGLTDPNLAQAVSRAGEGLKAGRKREA; encoded by the coding sequence TTGGACAAGTTTCGGGCCGCGCTGCATATGGCCCGCAAAAGCGGATCCCTGCTGATCGGTTTTCGTGCCGTTCGGCAGGCCCTGCACCGGAAACAGTGCAAGTTGCTGGTTTTCGCAGAAGATGCAGGAGAGTCCCTTTTGAGAATGGAAACAGGGGAAGTACCGGTTCTTAGAACCGTGGATCGAAGAACTTTGGGAGCCTGGATGGGGCGGAAGGAAATCTCCGTTCTCGGGCTCACGGATCCGAATCTGGCACAGGCTGTTTCCCGTGCCGGTGAAGGATTGAAAGCGGGAAGAAAGAGGGAGGCCTAA
- the rimP gene encoding ribosome maturation factor RimP — protein MHDQLEALIHAQLLESDFELYDWRIDRGGSRGMMLRIYLHGEKGPGLDDCAAISRNISAAIEEAGLLDGGYVLEVSSPGMDRILKTARHFEISTGARASLRQQGESGEIRTLEGEILGFEDGQVLLGLKNGNERLPLEEIQGARLLPDYSFRRSKRDSDGGTHE, from the coding sequence ATGCACGATCAACTGGAAGCATTGATTCATGCCCAGCTTCTGGAAAGCGACTTTGAGCTCTATGACTGGAGAATCGACCGTGGCGGGAGCCGGGGAATGATGCTCCGTATCTACTTGCACGGTGAAAAAGGTCCGGGGCTGGACGATTGTGCCGCCATCAGCCGGAATATCTCGGCGGCCATCGAGGAAGCGGGTCTTCTGGACGGGGGCTATGTTCTGGAGGTTTCTTCTCCGGGCATGGACCGTATCCTGAAGACAGCGCGCCACTTCGAGATTTCGACCGGTGCTCGTGCCTCCCTGAGGCAGCAGGGGGAGAGTGGCGAGATCCGGACTCTGGAAGGCGAGATTCTGGGATTCGAGGACGGTCAGGTTCTTCTGGGACTGAAAAACGGAAACGAGAGGCTTCCCCTGGAGGAAATCCAGGGAGCCCGACTCTTGCCCGATTACTCCTTTCGCAGGAGCAAGAGGGATTCTGATGGAGGAACGCATGAGTGA
- the nusA gene encoding transcription termination factor NusA, protein MSDGFFDALVQITRERKVDRETLLEALIFSLRSAVRRKHGSEAEVDVEISPEKGEIEVHLVKRVVTEEDLIEEDQELTVDEAEEFVDNPEPGDVIRIPLEVSEFGRNAIHIAKQVLVQGVKDAERENIFNEYSGRVGEIITGTVQQIDRGSILINLGRTEALLPWREQIRRERFHQSETIRGLVLEVHRESKGPQIILSRTHPDLLARLFEQEIPEVYEGLVELKGIAREPGWRSKVAVHSHDERVDAVGACVGMKGARVMAIVKELSGERIDIVPWDEDVATYVSRALSPAQVSAIRILDWDNREMQVIVEDDQLSLAIGREGQNVRLAARLTGWNLDLVTSTILKIREQAAEEIPFVLSELPGVTDKLLEVMKEAGIESVAKIVKLGPDALQELPGVGEVKAQALFDNALVEDERIVKARKDFIDKELKAHEERAQEARDAEEAQIFKEDAFSEDEEEPAESEEVDASTLTFSEVDDSGEEAESQEEAAADPVEVQQEDAPSEEESVEAAETGSESGDA, encoded by the coding sequence ATGAGTGACGGCTTTTTTGACGCACTGGTACAGATCACCCGGGAGAGGAAGGTCGATCGGGAAACTCTGCTGGAGGCCCTGATCTTCAGCCTCCGTTCCGCAGTTCGTCGCAAGCACGGGAGCGAGGCCGAGGTGGATGTGGAGATTTCTCCTGAAAAGGGCGAGATCGAGGTTCATCTGGTCAAGCGCGTGGTCACCGAAGAGGACCTCATCGAGGAGGACCAGGAACTGACCGTGGATGAAGCGGAAGAGTTCGTGGACAACCCCGAGCCCGGTGATGTGATTCGGATTCCCCTGGAAGTTTCGGAATTCGGGAGGAATGCCATCCACATTGCCAAGCAGGTGCTGGTTCAGGGCGTGAAGGATGCGGAGCGGGAGAACATCTTCAACGAATACAGCGGTCGCGTCGGAGAGATCATCACGGGCACGGTTCAGCAGATTGATCGCGGCAGTATCCTGATCAATCTGGGTCGCACCGAAGCCCTCCTGCCCTGGAGAGAACAGATTCGTCGTGAGCGTTTTCATCAGAGCGAAACAATCCGTGGGCTGGTTCTGGAAGTCCATCGGGAGAGCAAGGGTCCGCAGATCATCCTCAGCAGAACTCACCCGGATCTTCTGGCTCGTCTCTTCGAACAGGAAATCCCGGAGGTCTATGAGGGCCTGGTGGAACTGAAGGGGATTGCCCGGGAGCCGGGCTGGAGGAGCAAGGTGGCCGTTCACTCTCATGATGAGAGAGTGGATGCGGTGGGAGCCTGCGTCGGCATGAAGGGTGCCCGTGTCATGGCGATTGTGAAGGAACTCAGCGGTGAGCGCATCGACATTGTTCCCTGGGACGAGGATGTTGCCACCTATGTCTCCAGAGCTCTCTCTCCCGCCCAGGTGTCCGCAATCCGGATTCTGGACTGGGATAATCGCGAGATGCAGGTCATTGTGGAGGATGACCAGCTTTCACTGGCCATCGGCAGGGAAGGGCAGAATGTCCGTCTTGCCGCCCGACTGACCGGGTGGAATCTGGATCTGGTGACCTCCACCATCCTGAAGATTCGGGAGCAGGCGGCAGAGGAGATTCCCTTTGTGCTTTCCGAACTGCCGGGGGTCACGGACAAGCTTCTTGAAGTGATGAAGGAAGCTGGAATCGAAAGCGTGGCGAAGATCGTGAAACTGGGTCCCGATGCCCTGCAGGAACTGCCCGGCGTGGGAGAGGTCAAGGCCCAGGCCCTCTTCGACAATGCTCTTGTCGAGGACGAGAGAATCGTGAAAGCCCGCAAGGATTTCATCGACAAGGAACTCAAGGCCCACGAAGAGCGCGCCCAGGAGGCTCGCGATGCGGAGGAGGCCCAGATTTTCAAAGAGGATGCTTTCTCGGAGGATGAGGAAGAGCCAGCTGAAAGCGAAGAGGTGGATGCTTCCACCCTGACCTTCAGTGAGGTGGATGACTCTGGGGAGGAAGCGGAATCTCAAGAAGAGGCCGCAGCGGATCCCGTCGAAGTGCAGCAGGAAGATGCTCCTTCGGAAGAGGAATCGGTAGAGGCTGCGGAGACGGGATCCGAGTCCGGGGATGCCTGA
- the infB gene encoding translation initiation factor IF-2 codes for MAKRIYQVAKTIGAKGVDLVHYLRDQGFDVKSHMSPCSDEMIESLGKKYPEFGKASKPAKKATKKVAKKASKKTAKKVAKKVSKVAASEEEEAAVALEEVSEEPKAEEKETQKPTEKTEPEEKSGESSKEESTPEVEEKKDKPRVIRYAPGFGPGSRSQRPQRPAAESSGGQEKRQGQDLLTGFKFKSQGGRGGPGVRGNVSSARGTAGAFGSGPSRRKKRKKRGTSGLAEQEIAKSVRQAMADTGGKTRKRRKGSEGEEGEEVLEANTPLKVLPLSTLFELAQAMDVPETDVIASCLQNGMMVTINQRLEKEDIELIAAEYSFDVEFLSEYGEEKAEEVVEVDESDLSSRPPIVTVMGHVDHGKTKLLDYIRKANVVAREAGAITQHIGAYSVKLPGGSVTFLDTPGHEAFSAMRARGTSVTDIVILVVAANDSVMPQTVEAIDHAKAAGVPIIVAVNKIDLPDANPDRVKQDLLQHGITVEDFGGDIPAVPISAKQGIDVDKLLEIVLLQAEMLELKGAPSLSVKGTVVEAKKDPGRGVLFTVLVQQGTLNVGDFFAVGQHFGAVRAMVNEWGDKVTSVGPGMPVEVMGSGGVPEPGDSFMELDTEQEAREISLKRQQLKREQEIRYKRLLTLDQLYTQIQQGEVHELKLVLKGDVGGSVEAMADSLQKLSTEEVKVVVVHKSVGTINESDVLLAAASNAIVIGFHVRPQSQARDLAKREGVDVRTYDIIYEAVDAVRNAMEGMLTPDQVEKVTGMAEVRELFRVPKIGVIAGCLVKEGTVERNNQIRIIRDGIVIGTRRISSLKRFKEDVRSVESGFECGIGLVDFQDLKVGDQLESFLTEEVARKL; via the coding sequence GTGGCGAAGAGAATCTACCAGGTTGCCAAAACCATCGGTGCCAAGGGTGTCGACCTGGTTCACTATCTCAGGGATCAGGGTTTTGATGTCAAGAGCCATATGTCGCCCTGCTCGGACGAGATGATCGAGTCCCTCGGGAAGAAGTACCCGGAGTTTGGCAAGGCTTCCAAGCCTGCCAAGAAGGCGACCAAGAAGGTGGCGAAGAAGGCAAGTAAGAAAACGGCCAAGAAAGTGGCGAAGAAGGTAAGTAAGGTAGCAGCTTCGGAAGAAGAGGAAGCCGCCGTCGCCCTGGAAGAGGTTTCCGAAGAGCCGAAGGCGGAAGAAAAGGAAACACAGAAGCCAACCGAAAAAACGGAGCCGGAGGAGAAATCCGGGGAAAGCAGTAAAGAGGAAAGCACTCCGGAGGTGGAGGAAAAGAAAGATAAGCCACGAGTGATTCGCTATGCGCCGGGCTTCGGCCCGGGGAGCCGTTCCCAGCGTCCCCAGCGTCCAGCTGCAGAGTCCAGCGGTGGGCAGGAAAAACGTCAGGGCCAGGATCTCCTGACCGGCTTCAAGTTCAAGTCCCAGGGTGGCCGAGGCGGCCCGGGAGTCCGCGGCAATGTTAGCAGTGCAAGAGGAACCGCCGGTGCTTTTGGCAGTGGCCCCAGCCGCCGGAAGAAAAGGAAGAAGCGCGGAACCTCCGGTCTCGCTGAACAGGAAATCGCCAAGAGCGTTCGCCAGGCCATGGCCGATACGGGAGGAAAGACCCGGAAGAGGCGCAAAGGATCGGAGGGAGAAGAGGGTGAAGAGGTGCTGGAAGCCAACACTCCTCTCAAGGTTCTTCCTCTTTCCACGCTCTTTGAACTTGCCCAGGCCATGGACGTGCCGGAAACCGATGTGATCGCCAGTTGTCTGCAAAACGGGATGATGGTGACAATCAACCAGAGACTGGAAAAGGAAGATATCGAGTTGATCGCCGCTGAATATAGCTTCGATGTCGAGTTCCTTAGCGAGTACGGGGAAGAGAAGGCAGAAGAAGTGGTGGAGGTGGATGAGTCCGATCTCTCCTCTCGTCCTCCCATTGTTACCGTCATGGGTCATGTCGACCACGGAAAGACGAAACTTCTCGACTACATCCGAAAGGCAAATGTGGTTGCCCGTGAGGCGGGCGCGATTACGCAGCACATTGGTGCCTACTCCGTGAAACTACCGGGCGGGAGTGTTACCTTCCTGGACACTCCGGGGCACGAAGCCTTCAGTGCCATGCGCGCGAGGGGAACCTCCGTTACCGATATTGTGATTCTGGTGGTTGCGGCCAATGATAGCGTGATGCCCCAGACTGTGGAGGCCATTGACCATGCGAAGGCCGCGGGAGTTCCGATCATCGTGGCTGTGAACAAGATCGACCTGCCGGATGCAAACCCCGATCGGGTGAAGCAGGATCTCCTTCAGCACGGAATCACGGTGGAAGATTTCGGGGGAGATATCCCGGCGGTTCCCATCTCTGCCAAGCAGGGAATCGATGTCGACAAGCTTCTGGAAATCGTTCTTCTGCAGGCGGAGATGCTCGAACTGAAGGGCGCTCCCTCTCTTTCTGTGAAGGGAACGGTGGTCGAGGCGAAGAAAGATCCCGGTCGAGGAGTTCTCTTTACGGTTCTCGTCCAGCAGGGCACCCTGAATGTTGGTGACTTCTTTGCCGTAGGACAGCACTTCGGTGCGGTTCGGGCTATGGTCAACGAATGGGGTGACAAGGTGACTTCGGTTGGTCCCGGGATGCCCGTGGAAGTCATGGGTTCGGGCGGCGTGCCGGAGCCTGGAGACAGTTTCATGGAACTGGATACCGAGCAGGAAGCCCGCGAGATTTCCCTGAAGCGACAGCAGCTGAAGCGGGAGCAGGAAATTCGTTACAAGAGGCTCCTTACTCTCGACCAGCTCTACACCCAGATCCAGCAGGGAGAAGTCCACGAACTCAAACTGGTTCTCAAGGGCGATGTGGGAGGCTCGGTGGAGGCCATGGCAGACAGTCTCCAGAAACTGAGCACCGAGGAAGTCAAAGTGGTCGTGGTCCACAAGTCCGTGGGCACGATCAATGAGAGTGATGTTCTTCTGGCCGCTGCCAGTAATGCGATTGTCATCGGTTTCCATGTTCGTCCCCAGAGTCAGGCCCGCGATCTGGCCAAGCGCGAAGGCGTGGATGTCCGCACCTATGACATCATTTACGAGGCAGTGGACGCTGTCAGAAATGCCATGGAAGGCATGCTTACGCCTGACCAGGTGGAGAAGGTGACGGGAATGGCCGAGGTTAGGGAACTCTTCCGGGTTCCCAAGATTGGTGTCATTGCCGGTTGCCTTGTGAAGGAAGGCACCGTTGAGCGAAACAACCAGATCAGGATCATTCGCGACGGCATCGTCATAGGGACTCGAAGAATTTCCAGCCTGAAGCGATTCAAGGAAGATGTCCGCTCGGTAGAAAGCGGATTCGAATGTGGAATCGGTTTGGTGGACTTCCAGGATCTCAAGGTGGGTGACCAGTTGGAGTCCTTCCTGACCGAAGAGGTTGCCCGCAAACTCTAG